Proteins from a single region of Bogoriella caseilytica:
- a CDS encoding type B 50S ribosomal protein L31 codes for MKPDIHPEYGPVVFRDSASGATFLTRSTMKPVKTIEWEDGETYPVYDVDISSASHPFWTGKARVMDSEGRVERFQRRYGKRAGGGR; via the coding sequence GTGAAACCGGACATCCATCCGGAGTACGGACCGGTTGTGTTCCGCGACTCGGCCTCAGGAGCCACGTTCCTGACCCGGTCCACCATGAAGCCGGTGAAGACCATCGAGTGGGAGGACGGCGAAACCTACCCGGTCTACGACGTCGACATCTCCTCGGCCAGTCACCCCTTCTGGACCGGCAAGGCCCGCGTCATGGATAGCGAGGGCCGCGTCGAGCGTTTCCAGCGCCGCTATGGCAAGCGTGCCGGGGGCGGTCGATGA
- the rpmB gene encoding 50S ribosomal protein L28, translated as MSAHCQVTGKSPSFGKTVSHSHRRTSRRFNPNIQTKRYFAPSLGRTITLRVSTKGMKVIDKRGIDAVVAEMLARGERL; from the coding sequence GTGTCCGCACACTGCCAAGTGACGGGGAAGTCGCCGAGCTTCGGCAAGACTGTCTCGCACTCCCACCGGCGCACCTCGCGTCGGTTCAACCCGAACATCCAGACCAAGCGCTACTTCGCGCCGTCCCTCGGACGCACCATCACCCTTCGGGTCTCCACCAAGGGGATGAAGGTCATCGACAAGCGGGGTATCGACGCCGTAGTCGCCGAGATGCTGGCCCGAGGGGAGCGCCTCTGA
- the rpmG gene encoding 50S ribosomal protein L33 — translation MAKKTDLRPVIKLRSTAGTGFTYVTTKNRRNNPDRMRLSKYDPVARRHVEFREER, via the coding sequence ATGGCCAAGAAGACCGATCTACGCCCAGTGATCAAGCTGCGCTCCACAGCGGGCACCGGCTTCACGTATGTGACCACCAAGAACAGGCGGAACAATCCCGATCGCATGCGCCTGAGCAAGTACGACCCCGTGGCGCGCCGCCACGTGGAATTCCGCGAAGAACGCTGA
- the rpsN gene encoding 30S ribosomal protein S14 yields MAKKSKIAKDAQRREVVARYAERRAELKRTSVNPHVSDEEREAAMAALHALPRNASPVRLRNRDVADGRPRGHLRTFGLSRVRFREMALRGELPGIRKSSW; encoded by the coding sequence ATGGCCAAGAAGTCCAAGATCGCCAAAGACGCGCAGCGCCGTGAGGTCGTGGCGCGTTACGCCGAGCGCCGAGCCGAACTCAAGCGGACCTCGGTCAACCCGCACGTCAGTGACGAGGAGCGTGAGGCCGCCATGGCAGCCCTGCATGCGCTCCCGCGAAACGCCAGCCCGGTTCGGCTCCGCAACCGTGATGTCGCCGACGGCCGCCCTCGCGGGCACCTGCGCACCTTTGGGCTCTCCCGCGTGCGATTCCGTGAGATGGCATTGCGCGGGGAACTGCCCGGCATTCGTAAGTCGAGCTGGTGA
- the ykgO gene encoding type B 50S ribosomal protein L36 produces the protein MKVRNSLKSLKEQPGAQVVRRRGRAYVINKKNPRFKGRQKG, from the coding sequence ATGAAGGTTCGTAACTCGCTGAAGTCCCTGAAGGAACAGCCCGGCGCGCAGGTGGTGCGCCGCCGTGGCCGCGCCTATGTGATCAACAAGAAAAACCCGAGGTTCAAGGGCCGGCAGAAGGGCTGA
- a CDS encoding class I SAM-dependent methyltransferase, with amino-acid sequence MSNREMAQELHDLFVPESAWDRLRPAVVESFGGLASTARLLDLGAGTGLSMRLLAECSEARIIAVEPAAGARTALLARVADDPALTGRVSVLAGAAPEVLEEISDPLDGVLCAHVIGHLDSGQRRATLASLARLLTPRAPIVITAPQHPRQPEAEVVEEHREIGELTYTVRYHLTGAKAGIEADEVRDGERLLRAAEGENNWATVTQDELHRDAAEAGLRLEPSSPSVAILRAA; translated from the coding sequence GTGAGCAACCGGGAGATGGCGCAGGAACTCCATGATCTCTTCGTGCCGGAGTCGGCCTGGGATCGCTTGCGGCCCGCAGTCGTCGAGTCCTTCGGAGGACTTGCATCCACCGCGCGCCTTCTCGATCTCGGAGCCGGCACCGGTCTGAGCATGCGGTTGCTGGCCGAGTGCAGTGAGGCGCGCATTATTGCTGTCGAACCCGCAGCGGGGGCACGCACAGCCTTGCTGGCGCGCGTCGCCGACGACCCAGCCCTCACCGGGCGCGTCAGCGTGCTCGCCGGCGCGGCGCCGGAAGTCCTGGAGGAGATCTCGGATCCATTGGACGGCGTGCTGTGCGCGCACGTGATCGGCCACCTGGACAGCGGGCAACGTCGAGCCACGCTCGCCTCTCTCGCTCGGCTCCTGACGCCCAGGGCCCCCATCGTCATCACCGCCCCTCAACACCCGCGCCAGCCCGAGGCTGAGGTGGTCGAGGAGCACCGCGAGATCGGCGAACTGACCTACACCGTGCGGTATCACCTCACCGGCGCCAAAGCGGGTATCGAGGCTGACGAAGTGCGCGACGGCGAACGCCTGTTGCGCGCGGCGGAGGGAGAGAACAACTGGGCCACAGTCACTCAGGACGAACTCCACCGCGACGCAGCCGAGGCCGGGCTACGCCTGGAACCTTCCTCCCCATCGGTGGCGATCCTGCGCGCAGCCTGA
- a CDS encoding CobW family GTP-binding protein produces MTTPRPQVPVIVLAGYLGAGKTTLLNHVLRQPGARVGVVINDFGDINVDAAWVSGQIDEPAAISGGCLCCISDTNELDTALERLAAPRLRLDAIIVEASGLADPATLARMVRFSGAEGTRLGGVAEVVDAVHHAHTAPSGHDAATRWGAASLVVVNKLDLLSPGDRAAYVGAIADTVHARNPRALVVGTSAGSIDPALLYGVSEAADDPAQLPLRELLLEEARPHPHVHADAVSVRAPAGADPGRVIDLLERPPAGVYRMKGTVVVRSGTRWRSYAVNLVGSSIHVASAPRAERSELAAIGLHLDVDTVRHRLDHAVAPGAGAPPAVGLRRLQRYRRLSR; encoded by the coding sequence ATGACGACACCGCGCCCCCAGGTGCCGGTCATCGTCCTTGCCGGTTACCTGGGCGCCGGGAAGACCACCCTGCTCAATCACGTACTGCGCCAGCCCGGCGCGCGCGTGGGCGTGGTGATCAACGACTTCGGTGACATCAACGTCGACGCCGCATGGGTGAGCGGGCAGATCGACGAGCCAGCTGCCATCTCCGGCGGTTGCCTCTGCTGCATCTCCGACACCAACGAACTCGACACCGCACTGGAACGTCTGGCCGCCCCTCGGCTGAGGCTCGACGCGATCATCGTCGAAGCCAGCGGCTTGGCTGATCCGGCCACGCTGGCGCGAATGGTCCGCTTCTCCGGGGCGGAAGGCACTCGGCTGGGAGGCGTGGCCGAGGTGGTGGACGCCGTGCACCACGCACACACGGCCCCCTCCGGTCACGACGCCGCCACGCGCTGGGGTGCAGCCTCCCTCGTGGTGGTCAACAAGCTGGACCTGCTGTCTCCAGGTGACCGCGCGGCGTACGTCGGGGCCATTGCCGACACGGTGCATGCGCGGAACCCACGCGCGCTCGTGGTGGGCACCAGCGCCGGCAGCATCGACCCAGCATTGCTGTATGGGGTAAGTGAGGCTGCGGACGACCCGGCACAACTTCCCCTGCGCGAACTCCTGCTCGAGGAGGCCCGGCCGCACCCTCACGTCCACGCCGATGCCGTGTCGGTCCGTGCGCCGGCGGGGGCCGATCCCGGCCGGGTGATCGATCTGCTGGAACGCCCACCGGCGGGGGTCTACCGCATGAAAGGCACCGTGGTGGTCCGCTCCGGGACACGGTGGCGCAGCTACGCGGTCAACCTCGTGGGCTCCAGCATCCACGTGGCGAGCGCCCCCAGGGCCGAGCGGAGTGAACTCGCGGCGATCGGATTACACCTGGACGTTGACACAGTGCGTCACCGCCTCGACCACGCCGTGGCTCCGGGAGCCGGAGCACCGCCTGCAGTAGGTCTTCGGCGCCTGCAGCGCTACCGCCGCCTCAGCCGCTGA
- a CDS encoding Fur family transcriptional regulator yields the protein MSQTGRRQTFQKTVILRVLNEVDGFISAQDLHRRLEAAGDHVGLATVYRHLNALAELGEVDAVPLGQSQVFRACRGPEHHHHLVCEDCGRVEEVEAPDEGWLSRVAGERGFTLQRHLLEGYGRCGQCATRREH from the coding sequence GTGAGTCAGACCGGGCGGCGCCAGACCTTTCAGAAGACTGTCATCCTGCGAGTGCTCAACGAGGTGGACGGTTTCATTTCAGCCCAGGACCTGCACCGACGGCTTGAGGCCGCAGGTGACCACGTCGGACTGGCGACGGTCTACCGGCATCTGAACGCCCTGGCGGAGCTGGGTGAGGTGGACGCGGTACCACTGGGGCAGTCGCAGGTCTTCCGGGCATGCCGGGGTCCCGAACATCACCATCACCTTGTCTGTGAAGACTGTGGGCGCGTGGAGGAGGTTGAGGCCCCCGATGAAGGGTGGCTCAGCCGAGTGGCGGGCGAGCGCGGCTTCACCCTGCAACGCCACCTCCTGGAGGGGTACGGCAGATGTGGCCAGTGCGCTACGCGCCGCGAGCATTGA
- a CDS encoding ArsR/SmtB family transcription factor, translating into MHEDNGLAEAAQLFKVLGNVSRLQLLRLIGESPQTVSGLVAATGMSQPLVSQHLRTLRQAGLAAAARDGKAVRYSLADDHVAHVVSDALEHVNETIGPHTSPDLH; encoded by the coding sequence ATGCACGAGGACAACGGATTGGCCGAAGCGGCGCAGCTGTTCAAGGTGCTCGGGAATGTCTCGAGACTGCAGCTGCTGCGCCTCATCGGCGAGTCTCCACAGACGGTCAGCGGTCTGGTGGCCGCGACAGGCATGTCGCAACCACTGGTGTCCCAGCACCTGCGGACCCTGCGCCAGGCAGGGCTCGCTGCGGCGGCTCGCGACGGTAAGGCGGTGAGGTACAGCCTGGCCGACGATCACGTCGCGCATGTGGTCTCCGACGCCCTCGAGCACGTGAACGAGACCATCGGGCCGCACACCAGTCCTGACCTGCACTGA
- a CDS encoding zinc transporter permease: MSTTHPEAEHTTTEHAHGENCGHEAVPHEDHVDYLHDGHKHAPHGDHYDEH, from the coding sequence ATGAGCACCACCCACCCCGAAGCCGAGCACACCACGACCGAGCACGCCCACGGCGAGAACTGCGGGCACGAGGCCGTGCCCCACGAGGACCACGTGGACTACCTCCACGACGGCCACAAGCACGCACCGCACGGGGACCACTACGACGAGCACTGA
- a CDS encoding class I SAM-dependent methyltransferase, with translation MSAADFWSLGDYAVIGDLWAQQGQDLIEALDPAGQDVVDLATGTGVTAIAAARAGARVTGVDITPALLQEAERRAQAARVAVTWVQADVEDLPLEPASADLVTSTVGLIFADPARALPQAWRLLRPGAELVMTSWSADGAFGSIRQALAGYFPEAPAPWHETPGSIRATVRECLGEVGVAVQERAFTMVVPSAEDLIALMEEHSAPIIVARSQLGEAWATAREQLLAAISASGERENGSLRLPVNYLVSTISRD, from the coding sequence ATGAGCGCGGCGGATTTCTGGTCGCTCGGCGACTATGCCGTGATCGGCGATCTCTGGGCGCAGCAAGGCCAGGATCTGATCGAGGCGCTTGACCCAGCCGGCCAGGACGTCGTCGACCTGGCGACCGGCACCGGTGTGACCGCCATCGCCGCGGCGCGCGCGGGAGCGCGTGTGACCGGCGTCGACATCACGCCGGCGCTGCTCCAGGAGGCGGAGCGGCGCGCTCAGGCAGCGCGCGTTGCCGTGACCTGGGTGCAGGCCGATGTGGAGGACCTGCCGCTAGAACCGGCTTCGGCCGACCTGGTCACCTCGACCGTGGGACTGATCTTCGCCGACCCGGCACGCGCCCTCCCGCAAGCGTGGCGGTTGCTGCGCCCGGGAGCGGAGCTGGTGATGACCAGTTGGTCTGCCGATGGCGCCTTCGGGTCGATCCGTCAGGCACTGGCCGGCTATTTCCCGGAGGCGCCTGCGCCCTGGCATGAGACGCCCGGGTCGATCCGTGCGACTGTGCGGGAGTGTCTGGGGGAGGTAGGCGTGGCGGTGCAGGAGCGCGCCTTCACGATGGTGGTGCCCTCGGCCGAGGACCTCATCGCCCTCATGGAGGAGCACAGCGCTCCGATCATCGTGGCGAGGTCGCAGCTTGGCGAGGCCTGGGCCACGGCCCGTGAGCAGTTGCTTGCCGCGATCTCAGCGAGTGGAGAACGGGAGAACGGAAGTCTCCGTCTTCCGGTGAACTACCTCGTGAGCACGATCAGTAGAGACTGA
- a CDS encoding anchored repeat-type ABC transporter permease subunit encodes MLSFAEFLQDLSNPLLSFLPKALIVAMMSAIVCGVIGCHVVLRGMVFVGHAVAHSVFPGLAIAFVLQGSLVLGGMVAGVLTAAGVAVFSQNRRLKEDSVIGIFFVAAFALGIVVISAAPGYSGSLQNFLFGSITGIPDSDVYVVAGMGTLMLLVAFLLHKELVAVSLDREMARSAGLPILALDLVLYSMVAVAVVVAVQVIGNILVIALLVVPPATARLLTDKLAVMMLLAPLIGGASAFFGLYLSWAIDIPTGGTIVLLATAVFVLTYLLAPKHGLLGRYLAQRDVKRNEAAGESREDGGPLGRLSGQSAETVTA; translated from the coding sequence ATGCTGAGCTTCGCCGAGTTCTTGCAGGATCTGAGCAATCCGCTGCTGTCCTTCCTGCCCAAAGCGCTGATCGTGGCGATGATGTCCGCGATCGTCTGCGGGGTCATCGGCTGTCACGTGGTGTTGCGGGGCATGGTCTTCGTCGGGCATGCCGTTGCCCACTCGGTCTTCCCCGGACTCGCCATCGCCTTCGTGCTCCAGGGTTCGCTGGTGCTCGGTGGCATGGTCGCCGGCGTGCTCACTGCGGCCGGGGTGGCGGTCTTCTCACAGAACCGGCGGCTGAAGGAGGATTCCGTGATCGGCATCTTCTTCGTCGCGGCCTTTGCCCTGGGCATCGTCGTGATCTCCGCGGCCCCGGGGTACTCCGGCTCCTTGCAGAACTTCCTCTTCGGTTCCATCACAGGGATCCCCGACTCCGACGTCTACGTGGTGGCCGGGATGGGGACCTTGATGCTGCTGGTGGCCTTCCTCCTCCACAAGGAACTGGTTGCCGTCAGTCTCGATCGCGAGATGGCGCGCTCGGCCGGGCTGCCCATCCTCGCCCTGGATCTGGTGCTGTACTCGATGGTGGCGGTGGCCGTGGTGGTGGCAGTCCAGGTGATCGGCAACATCCTGGTCATCGCGCTGCTCGTGGTCCCGCCGGCCACCGCGCGCCTTCTGACGGACAAGTTGGCGGTGATGATGCTGCTCGCACCACTGATCGGGGGGGCGAGTGCCTTCTTCGGGCTCTATCTCTCATGGGCCATCGACATTCCCACCGGCGGGACCATCGTGCTGCTGGCCACGGCTGTGTTCGTGCTGACCTACCTGCTGGCGCCCAAGCACGGACTGCTCGGTCGCTACCTCGCTCAGCGAGATGTGAAGCGGAACGAGGCGGCCGGTGAATCCCGAGAGGACGGCGGGCCACTGGGCAGGCTCTCGGGGCAGAGCGCTGAGACCGTGACGGCATGA
- a CDS encoding anchored repeat-type ABC transporter ATP-binding subunit → MSETATVASAAALAAPHVPDAAELSVRGLAVDLGGRPVLRDVSLEVSGGELVGLIGPNGAGKTTLIRSVLGLVPVREGEITMAGNATKAARRAAGYVPQRHEFAWEFPISVHDVVLSGRVGRMGWLRRPKVEDYRAVSEALERAGMSDLKERPVGQLSGGQRQRVLVARALALRPRLLLLDEPYTGLDIPTQEMLTDLFTELSAEGQALLMTTHDLAGAMHTFDRLYLVNRTVVAEGSPQQLRDPQVWIETFGFRDGSPLLSALGVN, encoded by the coding sequence ATGAGTGAGACTGCCACAGTAGCGAGCGCGGCCGCGCTCGCGGCGCCGCATGTGCCTGACGCCGCTGAACTCAGCGTTCGCGGGTTGGCCGTGGACCTTGGTGGCCGCCCTGTGCTGCGGGACGTGAGCCTGGAGGTCTCCGGGGGTGAACTCGTCGGGCTCATCGGACCCAACGGAGCTGGGAAGACCACTCTCATCCGATCCGTACTCGGCCTCGTGCCGGTTCGCGAAGGCGAGATCACCATGGCCGGCAATGCCACCAAGGCCGCTCGCCGTGCCGCGGGCTATGTGCCCCAGCGGCACGAGTTCGCGTGGGAGTTCCCGATCTCCGTGCACGACGTCGTGCTCTCGGGCCGCGTGGGCCGGATGGGCTGGCTGCGCCGGCCGAAGGTCGAGGACTACCGTGCGGTCTCTGAAGCGCTCGAGCGTGCGGGCATGAGTGACCTGAAAGAGCGGCCAGTCGGCCAGCTCTCCGGCGGGCAGCGTCAACGCGTACTCGTCGCACGGGCCCTCGCCTTGCGCCCGAGGCTCCTGCTCCTCGATGAGCCCTACACCGGGCTGGACATCCCCACTCAGGAGATGCTGACGGATTTGTTCACCGAGCTGAGCGCGGAGGGGCAGGCATTGCTGATGACCACACACGACCTGGCCGGAGCGATGCACACTTTTGACCGCCTCTACCTCGTCAACCGGACGGTGGTGGCCGAGGGCAGCCCGCAGCAGTTACGCGATCCGCAGGTGTGGATCGAGACCTTCGGTTTCCGTGACGGTTCGCCCCTGCTCAGTGCCCTGGGGGTGAACTGA
- a CDS encoding choice-of-anchor M domain-containing protein, translated as MLRHLRLGALGAATVALLPAALPAQADQEDPLDQTIDRDEEIGDERVVIDHGHVDIGPRILDGEWLLLARDDTLAPPVWRSLEDMVFHLPEDSILPAPTEEDFAFIDAEAGSDLYVIPQTENYDVPWLGWNTQDPDVVEQLSRGMTLRLHRVQGPGQFTLFLQSGNFDPPQLLWTSSDPEPQDIWADTNTHVHGNWIFTEPGVYLLDVELFGELRDGEVGSSRDTLRFAVGGQTEPHEVFGAGFTEAADVDGDDAGQGEEGTPSQENDSPGDDGDAEHSGDVDASPDGEGTDEAGDEGAAAEAEGLPWLALSIGAGAVVLVTLIVLSVLRARAAKAAAAKEAGDE; from the coding sequence GTGCTTCGACACCTTCGACTCGGTGCCCTGGGCGCCGCGACCGTGGCCCTCCTGCCTGCCGCACTGCCAGCTCAGGCTGACCAGGAGGATCCCCTGGACCAGACGATTGACCGTGACGAAGAGATCGGCGATGAACGCGTGGTCATCGATCACGGTCACGTGGACATCGGGCCACGCATCCTGGACGGCGAGTGGCTGCTGCTGGCCCGCGACGACACCTTGGCTCCGCCGGTGTGGCGGTCGCTGGAGGATATGGTCTTCCACTTGCCAGAGGACAGCATCCTGCCGGCGCCGACCGAGGAGGACTTCGCCTTCATCGACGCCGAGGCAGGATCGGATCTCTACGTCATCCCGCAGACCGAGAACTATGACGTGCCTTGGCTCGGGTGGAACACCCAGGATCCGGACGTCGTCGAGCAGCTCTCTCGCGGTATGACCCTGCGCTTGCACCGTGTTCAGGGCCCGGGGCAGTTCACGCTCTTCCTCCAGAGCGGGAACTTCGACCCACCCCAGCTGCTCTGGACATCCTCCGATCCGGAGCCGCAGGACATTTGGGCCGATACCAACACCCACGTGCATGGCAATTGGATCTTCACCGAACCGGGGGTCTACCTCCTTGATGTGGAGCTTTTCGGAGAGTTGCGCGATGGTGAGGTCGGGTCCTCGCGCGACACTCTGCGCTTCGCGGTGGGCGGGCAGACCGAGCCCCACGAGGTTTTCGGCGCAGGTTTCACCGAGGCGGCCGACGTCGATGGTGACGACGCCGGGCAGGGCGAAGAGGGCACGCCGAGCCAGGAGAACGACTCCCCAGGCGATGACGGCGACGCGGAGCACTCCGGTGATGTGGACGCCAGCCCAGACGGCGAGGGCACCGATGAAGCAGGCGACGAGGGTGCTGCGGCGGAGGCCGAGGGGCTTCCATGGCTGGCGCTCAGTATCGGTGCCGGTGCCGTGGTGCTCGTGACCCTGATCGTGCTCAGCGTGCTGCGCGCACGTGCCGCCAAGGCCGCTGCGGCGAAGGAGGCCGGTGATGAGTGA
- a CDS encoding anchored repeat ABC transporter, substrate-binding protein, which translates to MPDPVQPAVVSPRSDVDRDDAGRGRGRGRGRVGRVAATACGVLLAACAHPGVAVEEETRPSVVTTTGILADLARNVAGERMDVSQLVPDGADPHSYEPTLQDVRSIVYADAAFSNYMLLEDHSIIRMIDANVREGVPNVSLAEAAVRYAAEIIPLVENVSLDTVWLGLRVRGTGEEYGASRASHVNLRATGIDGPGELVSYLTETFGNPAFYFSTADGLTDEDTTRLPPDAHTHMSWAFTEPGIYELTMSAELVVDEDTSIDLADETTFTFAVGTNPHEVAGHEGSDVLAHGHADVAVDIDAGQIYLYADPHGGGDHTQRIYAADEVVIEVPNRALHEIPPDPGFRFLGRAGDQIYQLPQAVLGAHVHGEIDPHLWHDVGNAQAYVEIIRDTLIEIDPEGAPDYRENARGYLLELERLDAYMAETIEDIPASRRYLVTTHDAFGYLGAAYDLEIAGFVTPNPATEPSMQERRRLVETIRNLEIPAVFLEPNLIARSDTLTETAQDLGVEVCPIYGDAFDDEVTTYVEMMRFNAAILHECLS; encoded by the coding sequence GTGCCTGATCCCGTGCAGCCCGCTGTGGTCTCGCCCCGGTCAGACGTCGATCGTGATGACGCTGGCCGGGGCCGGGGCCGGGGCCGGGGTCGGGTCGGCCGGGTCGCCGCCACCGCCTGTGGCGTGCTCCTGGCCGCATGCGCGCACCCCGGCGTCGCCGTGGAGGAGGAGACCCGGCCCTCAGTGGTGACCACCACGGGAATCCTGGCCGACCTTGCTCGCAATGTGGCAGGTGAGCGGATGGACGTGAGCCAGCTCGTCCCGGATGGTGCTGACCCGCACTCCTACGAGCCGACGCTCCAAGATGTGCGGTCCATCGTCTACGCCGATGCGGCCTTCTCGAACTACATGCTGCTCGAGGATCACTCGATCATCCGGATGATCGACGCCAACGTTCGCGAGGGAGTACCGAACGTCTCCCTGGCCGAAGCAGCGGTGCGCTACGCCGCAGAGATCATCCCCCTGGTGGAGAACGTCTCCCTGGACACCGTCTGGCTGGGACTGCGCGTCCGCGGCACAGGGGAGGAGTACGGCGCCAGCCGAGCCTCGCACGTGAACCTGCGTGCTACCGGCATCGACGGGCCGGGTGAGCTCGTCTCCTACCTCACCGAGACCTTCGGGAACCCCGCCTTCTACTTCTCCACGGCGGACGGGCTGACCGATGAGGACACCACCCGGCTCCCTCCTGACGCGCACACCCATATGAGCTGGGCCTTCACCGAGCCCGGGATCTATGAGCTCACCATGTCTGCCGAGCTGGTGGTGGATGAGGACACGAGCATCGATCTGGCCGACGAGACGACCTTCACCTTCGCCGTGGGCACGAACCCGCATGAGGTCGCCGGCCACGAAGGCTCGGACGTGCTCGCGCACGGACACGCCGATGTTGCGGTCGATATCGATGCTGGCCAGATCTACCTCTACGCCGACCCACACGGAGGTGGTGACCACACCCAGCGGATCTACGCGGCGGATGAGGTCGTGATCGAGGTGCCCAACCGGGCGCTGCACGAGATCCCGCCAGACCCGGGTTTCCGCTTCCTCGGACGAGCGGGAGACCAGATCTACCAGCTGCCTCAGGCTGTCCTCGGAGCGCACGTCCACGGAGAGATCGACCCGCACCTCTGGCACGACGTGGGCAATGCCCAAGCCTATGTCGAGATCATCCGGGACACGTTGATCGAGATCGACCCCGAGGGCGCGCCTGACTACCGGGAGAACGCGAGGGGCTATCTGCTCGAGCTCGAGAGACTCGACGCCTATATGGCCGAGACCATCGAGGACATTCCCGCCTCGCGGCGCTACCTGGTGACCACCCATGATGCCTTCGGCTATCTCGGCGCGGCTTACGACCTCGAGATCGCCGGTTTCGTGACCCCGAATCCCGCGACAGAGCCGAGCATGCAGGAACGACGGCGTCTGGTGGAGACCATCAGGAATCTGGAGATACCTGCGGTCTTCCTGGAACCGAATCTCATCGCCCGCTCGGACACGCTGACGGAGACGGCTCAGGATCTCGGAGTCGAGGTGTGCCCCATTTATGGCGATGCCTTTGATGATGAGGTCACCACGTATGTCGAGATGATGCGCTTCAACGCCGCCATCTTGCACGAGTGCCTCTCCTGA